One Triticum dicoccoides isolate Atlit2015 ecotype Zavitan chromosome 4B, WEW_v2.0, whole genome shotgun sequence genomic window carries:
- the LOC119291365 gene encoding putative polyol transporter 1, translating to MSTDADAVPVAVAPAKRPPINKYAFACALLASMNSVLLGYDISVMSGAQLFMKEDLKITDTQIEILAGIISIYSLLGSLMAGLTSDWLGRRYTMVLAAAIFFTGALLMGLAPNYAFLMAGRFVAGIGVGYALMIAPVYTAEVAPTSSRGFLTTFPEVFNNFGILLGYVSNFAFARLPVHLSWRAMFLVGAVPPVFLGFAVLAMPESPRWLVMRGRIEDARRVLLRTSDSPEEAEERLLDIKKVVGIPADATDADDVVAIVRANEAARGQGVWKELLINPSRPVRRMLVAGLGLMFIQQATGVDCVVMYSPRVFEKAGMKNRTNSLGASMAVGACKTFFIPIATLLLDRVGRRPLLLASGGGMAIFLFTLATSLLMLDRRPESEAKALGAVSIVAMLSFVASFASGLGPVAWVYCSEIYPLRLRAQAAAIGTGLNRLMGGATTMSFLSLSEAITIAGSFYLYACVAAAGWVFMYFFLPETMGQSLEDTGKLFGKDMDDGDTDDGGVVHHERKRSTELITQQ from the exons ATGAGCACGGACGCGGACGCCGTGCCGGTGGCCGTGGCGCCGGCGAAGCGCCCTCCCATCAACAAGTACGCCTTCGCCTGCGCCCTCCTCGCCTCCATGAACTCCGTCCTCCTCGGATACG ACATCTCGGTGATGAGCGGCGCGCAGCTGTTCATGAAGGAGGACCTGAAGATCACGGACACGCAGATCGAGATCCTGGCCGGCATCATCAGCATCTACTCCCTCCTGGGCTCGCTCATGGCGGGGCTCACGTCCGACTGGCTGGGGCGGCGCTACACCATGGTGCTGGCGGCCGCCATCTTCTTCACGGGCGCCCTCCTCATGGGCCTCGCCCCCAACTACGCCTTCCTCATGGCCGGCCGCTTCGTGGCCGGCATCGGCGTCGGCTACGCGCTCATGATCGCGCCCGTCTACACGGCCGAGGTGGCGCCCACCTCCTCCCGCGGCTTCCTCACCACCTTCCCGGAGGTGTTCAACAACTTCGGCATCCTCCTGGGCTACGTCTCCAACTTCGCCTTCGCGCGCCTCCCCGTGCACCTCAGCTGGCGCGCCATGTTCCTCGTCGGCGCCGTGCCGCCGGTGTTCCTCGGCTTCGCCGTCCTTGCCATGCCGGAGTCCCCCCGGTGGCTGGTCATGCGGGGCCGGATCGAGGACGCGCGCCGTGTCCTCCTGAGGACCTCCGATTCGCCCGAGGAGGCCGAGGAACGGCTCCTGGACATCAAGAAGGTCGTCGGCATCCCCGCGGACGCGACGGACGCCGATGATGTCGTCGCCATCGTGCGCGCGAACGAGGCCGCGCGCGGGCAGGGGGTGTGGAAGGAGCTGCTGATAAACCCGAGCCGGCCCGTGCGCCGCATGCTCGTCGCCGGcctcgggctcatgttcatccagcaggCCACGGGCGTGGACTGCGTGGTGATGTACAGCCCGCGGGTGTTCGAGAAGGCAGGGATGAAGAACAGGACCAACTCGCTGGGGGCGTCCATGGCGGTGGGCGCGTGCAAGACCTTCTTCATACCGATCGCGACGCTGCTCCTCGACCGGGTCGGCCGGAGGCCGCTGCTGCTGGCCAGCGGCGGCGGGATGGCCATCTTCCTGTTCACGCTCGCCACGTCCCTGCTCATGCTCGACCGGCGGCCGGAGTCGGAGGCGAAGGCGCTGGGCGCGGTGAGCATCGTGGCGATGCTGTCGTTCGTGGCGTCGTTCGCGTCGGGGCTGGGCCCCGTGGCGTGGGTGTACTGCTCGGAGATCTACCCGCTGCGGCTGCGCGCACAGGCCGCCGCCATCGGCACGGGCCTGAACCGGCTCATGGGCGGGGCCACCACCATGTCCTTCCTGTCGCTCAGCGAGGCCATCACCATCGCCGGGAGCTTCTACCTGTACGCCTGCGTGGCGGCCGCCGGGTGGGTGTTCATGTACTTCTTCCTGCCGGAGACGATGGGCCAGAGCCTGGAGGACACCGGGAAGCTCTTCGGCAAGGACATGGACGACGGCGACACCGACGACGGCGGCGTCGTGCACCACGAGCGCAAGAGGTCCACTGAGCTGATCACTCAGCAGTAA